In Musa acuminata AAA Group cultivar baxijiao chromosome BXJ2-8, Cavendish_Baxijiao_AAA, whole genome shotgun sequence, one genomic interval encodes:
- the LOC135619768 gene encoding uncharacterized protein LOC135619768 isoform X2 — MASSSSPSTSSPHYRSRFGDTTLTKVFVGGLAWETPTAELRRFFEQFGEILEAVIISDKITGRSKGYGFVTFRDPESARRSVVDPNPVIDGRRANCNIAALGRQRPSPPRGRSPEGSMYRQYSRVPAQVAPAPPAPVVYPSPFGYVAYPAEYVYQQTAVYNPQMASYYHQQLYGPTSPPTVGHPPYHCPPIGYLQTARAGFPSHYMQYPAPHMEGTFIPSSSQQYPFQLQPPPHARQPLNTTEGSQAPQQLSTPGADSDDNQDA, encoded by the exons atggcttcctcttcttctccttcgacTTCCAGCCCGCACTATCGGTCAAGGTTTGGCGACACAACCTTGACCAAAGTGTTTGTGGGTGGATTGGCATGGGAGACTCCCACGGCGGAGCTCCGCCGTTTCTTCGAGCAGTTTGGTGAAATCCTCGAGGCCGTGATCATATCCGACAAGATCACCGGGCGATCCAAAGGCTATGGCTTc GTGACCTTCCGCGACCCCGAGTCGGCGAGGAGGTCAGTGGTGGATCCCAACCCGGTGATCGACGGCAGGCGAGCCAACTGCAACATTGCCGCTTTGGGGAGGCAGCGACCCTCTCCACCACGAG GGAGGAGCCCAGAAGGGAGCATGTACCGGCAATACAGCAGAGTGCCAGCCCAGGTGGCCCCCGCTCCTCCAGCCCCAGTTGTTTACCCTTCTCCCTTCGG GTATGTGGCCTATCCAGCTGAGTATGTATACCAACAA ACTGCTGTGTACAACCCTCAAATGGCATCCTACTACCATCAACAATTGTATGGACCAACTTCACCACCAACTGTTGGACATCCACCCTACCATTGCCCTCCAATAGGGTACTTGCAAACTGCTAGGGCAGGTTTTCCTTCACACTACATGCAGTATCCTGCACCCCACATGGAAGGGACCTTCATCCCCTCATCTTCACAGCAGTATCCATTTCAACTGCAGCCCCCACCACATGCAAGGCAACCCCTGAACACTACAGAAG GCTCACAAGCTCCTCAGCAACTCTCCACACCTGGAGCAGACTCTGATGATAACCAGGATGCTTGA
- the LOC135619768 gene encoding uncharacterized protein LOC135619768 isoform X1, producing the protein MASSSSPSTSSPHYRSRFGDTTLTKVFVGGLAWETPTAELRRFFEQFGEILEAVIISDKITGRSKGYGFRWRRTVCSWYRFASCVSTLTSEATISWDWQVTFRDPESARRSVVDPNPVIDGRRANCNIAALGRQRPSPPRGRSPEGSMYRQYSRVPAQVAPAPPAPVVYPSPFGYVAYPAEYVYQQTAVYNPQMASYYHQQLYGPTSPPTVGHPPYHCPPIGYLQTARAGFPSHYMQYPAPHMEGTFIPSSSQQYPFQLQPPPHARQPLNTTEGSQAPQQLSTPGADSDDNQDA; encoded by the exons atggcttcctcttcttctccttcgacTTCCAGCCCGCACTATCGGTCAAGGTTTGGCGACACAACCTTGACCAAAGTGTTTGTGGGTGGATTGGCATGGGAGACTCCCACGGCGGAGCTCCGCCGTTTCTTCGAGCAGTTTGGTGAAATCCTCGAGGCCGTGATCATATCCGACAAGATCACCGGGCGATCCAAAGGCTATGGCTTc AGGTGGAGAAGGACAGTGTGTTCTTGGTATCGTTTTGCTTCATGCGTTTCCACTCTAACATCCGAGGCTACAATATCCTGGGATTGGCAGGTGACCTTCCGCGACCCCGAGTCGGCGAGGAGGTCAGTGGTGGATCCCAACCCGGTGATCGACGGCAGGCGAGCCAACTGCAACATTGCCGCTTTGGGGAGGCAGCGACCCTCTCCACCACGAG GGAGGAGCCCAGAAGGGAGCATGTACCGGCAATACAGCAGAGTGCCAGCCCAGGTGGCCCCCGCTCCTCCAGCCCCAGTTGTTTACCCTTCTCCCTTCGG GTATGTGGCCTATCCAGCTGAGTATGTATACCAACAA ACTGCTGTGTACAACCCTCAAATGGCATCCTACTACCATCAACAATTGTATGGACCAACTTCACCACCAACTGTTGGACATCCACCCTACCATTGCCCTCCAATAGGGTACTTGCAAACTGCTAGGGCAGGTTTTCCTTCACACTACATGCAGTATCCTGCACCCCACATGGAAGGGACCTTCATCCCCTCATCTTCACAGCAGTATCCATTTCAACTGCAGCCCCCACCACATGCAAGGCAACCCCTGAACACTACAGAAG GCTCACAAGCTCCTCAGCAACTCTCCACACCTGGAGCAGACTCTGATGATAACCAGGATGCTTGA